The genomic DNA ACAGCTGTGCTTGAGGCTCAAGAACAGGGGTCATACATCAAAATCAAGTCACTGGAAGAAAGTGATGATATATGGTAACATTTATTGTGCAAGCGATGATAGAAATCATATGTGTCGATCTATAACCAACCTCATCATGATGGAATAGGCACGGCGTTCTCCGGCTTAGAAAGAGTTTCTTGTCGGCAAAAGCAGACAGCCTCGGCATCTGCGGGCCACATGGGCTCTGCAAATTTGTCCTCCAAGCCAAACGGGTCCACccccatctccatctcctcttGACCATCTCCTGCGTCCCCTCTCTTCTGCGCATCCACGTTTCCACCATCATCCTCATATCGATATAGAGACTTGCCATCTAGGTCAAACTCGTTACCTAATTATTGGCTGGGCTCAAATGCGAGGCTGGTAATAATTCTCCCCTCCGCAACTCCATGGCGTCGGTTTCGCCACCCAAACCGTGGGAGAGAGCAGGCACTGCTGGCGGTGGTAGGTGACTCGCTGATGTTGTATACTTTTTCTGTGCTGTCTCTATCATCGAGAGCTTGATCGCTAACGTTGTTGCTTCGCTTCATCAGGCACTGTGTTATCAGCGTCCCCCGCCGGTAGTTCGACCATGACTCCAACAGCCGTCGCTGCGGCACCGCCGACCGCTACCTCGTCCGTATCCGCAACCacctcaacaacatcatcctctACAGCTCCCTCCTTACCTTCTCGCCCTGACACATTAAACGCTGTTGTAAACCGGACAGCGTCAAACTACTCCCCCTATGGCGCATCACGGTTCGGTACCACGCCGTATGGAACCGGCTATGGTGGCTATGGCGCATATTCGTCGCCATACCCCCGCTTCGGTACGATGGGCTCTATGTACGGAGGCTATGGTGGCTACGGGGGTATGTATGGCGGCATGGGAGGCATGTACGGTGGCGGCATGCCTGGCGACCCCAATGACCCCAACAGCTTGACGAATTCGTTCAGCCAGAGCACGCAGGCTACCTTTCAGATGATTGAAAGTATTGTGGGTGCATTCGGTGGGTTTGCTCAGATGCTTGAGAGCACATATATGGCGACTCATAGCTCCTTTTTTGGTATGTTCCTGTCATCAttgcccttttttttttttttttttttttttttggggaATATTGCTAACTTCTTCAAAGCCATGGTCTCTGTTGCCGAGCAGTTTGGCAATCTGCGTAATACGCTTGGGTCCGCTTTGGGGATTTTCACAATAATCAGATGGTTTCGAACTTTGATTGCGAAGATCACGGGGCGTCCTCCGCCAGCTGATGCTGCCTCTCTTACCCCGTCTGCCTTTGCGGCCTTTATGCATGGGCGTTCGGCGCCTGCTACGCTCCCAGACGgctctcctgctcctccgaAGCCTTCGAAGAAGCCATTTTTCATGTTCCTTATCGCCGTCTTCGGTCTCCCCTACTTGATGGGCAAGCTCATTAAAGCCCTCGCGCGCTCACAGGAGGAACAACggaagcagatgatgctAGGACCAAACGGGGAACCCATGCAAGCGCCATTGGATCCATCGAAGCTTGATTTCTGCCGAGTCTTGTATGATTACACTCCCGAGTCTCAGGAAAGTGCTGGCATCGATCTGGCCGTTAAGAAGGGTGACATTGTCGCTGTTCTCAGCAAGACGGACCCCATGGGCAACGCATCTGAGTGGTGGCGCTGCCGCGCTCGGGACGGCCGTGTTGGCTACCTCCCAGGACCTTACCTCGAAACCATCCAACGAAGACCTGCGCAGCAGGCTATCACCTCCGGCAGCGAAGCGGGCAGCCGCACCAATACTATGGCATCGGTCATTGAAAAGGGCCAGGTCGGcgatgagaagaagccagTCCTGAAGGGGAAAATGGGTGACATCTCGCCGGAGAGCTTTCAGAAGAGTGCATTCTACTCATAAGCTGTGCCATTACATCTCCTCGTCACCTTATCAGCTTTATTATTATCACGACAAACCATGAACAAGAGATATGACGGCATATCCTGTTCTGGCTTACGTATCCCACTCTTTCTCTCAGTCATTCTCGATGCATCGATGTTTGTGACGGTTTATGAGTTCTGGGAGAATTgaacgacgacgacaggATACTGTTGTTTTTGGGTACACTTGGACATggatgttttctttttctgcgTTTTATCTGTTCCTACGTTTGAGCGAAGGGGTTCCTATCTATACCATCTACTTCTTATTCCGTGTATACTTTATCCAATGACATCTACTCAATACGCCGACATGCAGTTCGACTGTCTCATCACACACTAGGTGTGGCAAAAGTACTCCATGCGCAGTTTATAAAGGAAGGTATCTTTGTTAATCAAGTCGTCCATCCGTCATCCATATCTGTATGGCCAGGTCTGGCAGTGATATGAATCCGGGACACCGACGTAACAGATCCAACTGATACACCCCCCAATGATCATGATTATGGATCAGCGTGTGTGAATGAAAACCGTGGcccatctcctccagacctAGGTTTCAGTTGGCCGGTTCTCCGTACAGGCAGTCCATCCAGGCTCCAAACTCCAGACCAACTAAATCCATCAAAGAAACACACTTATCCACTACATCACGCATCCCTTGTAGGAGCCTAGGAGAGTGTCGCGTGTCGTGTATCCACACACTAACAACGGGAATCGTCGTTAACGTTACGCACCATCCCATCCGCCGTCTGCACTCGgaaggaagacgaagaagaccCCATCAGCGACGACCCGGAACCCTGAACCCGGGCCTATCTAGCCCACCGGAGTATATATCCTTCTATCTACAGGAAGGCTCGACATGAACCTGGTAATCTATTCTTACTCCGTAAGAAGTAGGCAGTACTTAGATATCTTGATAGTCGAAGGATCCTACGCAAAGTATCTGAGAGCCAGCCTCGCGCCTTGTCTCTCTCGTCATGTCTGATATGAACGTCATGCGCCAGGCCCCCGAATCCAGGACGGGATCTGGATAGCCCCGTACTTTATATCCATTTAGACTTTGCATCAGCTTGAGACAGTCAACTCAAAACTTGGGGCTTGGAGGCTACAATGTAGATTTCGTGGTAGCTTCCATAGGCTGTAGGCTGTAGCTCCGTCTAAGTTAACCCAACAATCCCCGTCGGCCCTGTGGTCTTGGCGGACGTTAAGTGATAGTCGCCCATCCTGGTAAGTTGTCCGGGGGCGACGAGGGTCTTTGTCCGTAGTATGCTATGCAGTGCGTGGGTGTATGGTTAGGACGGACTAAACACGGAATCTTTTTCCGAGCGTGATGTTTGGTTGGTGGtgtttcctttctctttgcGCTGGGATGGAGCTAGTGGTATGGTGTACTTGTGTTTGGTGTAGTGTTACTGTCTGAGTGTGTTTGGAAGACTGGTTCCTTTGTTGTGATTGGGATCTGCGAATTTGGTCACCATGATGGATGAAAATGCAGGTGCATTTGTTGTCCAGTGCTTTTACTTCTGTGTTGTGATTAGGAACAGTCTGTACGATAAGGTAGAGAGGTATTTGTCTACCAATGATATTGTGACTGACGCTAGATGAGATGATCATTTCTAGTACTCTCTACACTATAGTGGTTGCACATGGATTTCCTAAGCAGTCTCAATATTGGTTACTCCGCCTCAGCTTCACCCATGACACACGCCAGGTTTGTCGTACAGGGGCTCAGGGTTGCCGCGTACCTCGTGTAATACCTGTCTTATgtggagcagcagcatcatggGTTCCTGCAGTTCCCGCAATTATATCCTTTGGCCGCAGGGCGGATCATCCTGGCAAGCCGCAGTGTCTCTGCAGAATGCATCCATAATCATCTTTGGTGACCTCGACGTATCGTTCAAACACTCGTATATCGGCGCAGGCAGGGTCGGCTTTCACCCTGAGTCTCTGTCGTTCTCAGACCTCCAATGGTTGTAGTAAGAACGGTCCTGATGAGATGACAGACCCCCGAACGATCAGGATTTGACAATATCCATGGAAGCGAGACACCATACAAGTGGTTCCCGTCGGAGTTGTCTGGACCTGCTGTTTGCGGAACAAACAACTTTGGGGACGTCTTCTCGAATGTAGCACGCCTGATATGCAGCAGGGTGGAGCGATAAATGGACCATGGATTTCGACGGACCCAGAGCGCGCTTTAGGGGATGGGTCCTGTAAAGTTGGCTTCCAACTGGATGCCATGACGAGGCAAGAGACAGCAGATAAATGGTCGTTGAGCTACCCAGCCGCTCCTGTTGCCGCTAGCTTTAATGGTTCACTTCTCTCCTACTCTGCACCATCTCCCACTCAAGTCAAACCATAGTTGTCTATGAAACCATACTGGAGAAATGACAGTGGACGAGACAGAATTGAGTGTTACACGGAAAGGGCAAACGCAGTGATGGGTAACATGCTATAGGGTGCTTAATAGTcaaaagagagagagaaaaaaaaaggtgatcatcatgatcacTTGGTGTCAAACCCCGCGGGAAATCCTGTGAGACCTATATTCTATCATCAAGTCCTTGCGGGCTTCCGAGCTCGAGGCGACTGCTAGTAGCTTTCTCAGCATTCTTCTCCGGGTGTAATAAAGTTCGACATGCTCTCCTCAAGCTTCTTGTCGAGAGCTAAGAGACGATCTTGAAATGAATCCAATGCCTCCCATACGTCTTCGGTCGTCGTCAGGTCTTCCACTGGCTTTGGTGTAGGGTGTGTCGAGGTAGGACTGAGAGTAGCCACCGACAAAGATTGATTGTCATCCACTTCGGGACTTTGAAGAGGATCAATTTTGTTTTCACCTGTTGCATATTGTCAACTTGGTTCAAGATGGTACATGTGCTATATCAGAATTCTGGCATCAATTGCGAGGAGAAATCGGAGGTAGCAAATAACAGATCAAACAAAACGAGGGCTGCTCACGGTGCATCGATTGAGATTCTGGTAGAGGGGACAAGGCCGCAGATCGATCGTCCGGTTCGGGAGTGTAACAACTCATGTCGGATGGGGTATCTACTAGCAGAATTAGCAACGTGGGGTCTGTCCAACCACATTCGTAAGAGGACGCACCTGGTTCAGGACTTGTCTGATGCGTGTCGTTGCGAGTGTTGTCCCAGGAAGCACTGTACCTACGGACAAAGCGAGCGATGCGCTTGGAGTCGACTTCCTGACCACCGACTCGAAAGGCGGTTTGCTTGCCTCGAGCAGCTCGCTTTTGCTGCTTTCGGATCATCACATGGACTTCTTTGGCCTTGATGTTCTTTCGGACATGCCATGCCGCCAAACGATCCTTGAATTGCTTTTCTCTGGGAAGTCCAAGTTAGGCAAGAAGTTCAACCATCGGATGCAGTTCACCATAGGTaatccagaaacagaagtaCAAGCGAGGCAAATGCGAGAAGGGGAGAGATAATTTCCCTGTTCTTGCTTTCGTTGAACGGGATCAAGAAAAGCCGCTTCATCTTGAGGGGGAAAAAACAGGGCATGATCAACTCCATGAGATGCTCATGTGATGTGAACACAGGTCAACCAGGAATGGAAACCAAggggagaagagaaaaaaaagggaaagaacACGAGGGAAAGGAAGACAGTACGATGCAACGAAGTTATAATCATGTTCCATGATCCGTTTCACATCTCTTAGTTTCAGCTGATGGTCGCGATAAAGACGCTCAATCACCGTACGGTACTCATTCCAGTCGTCAGACCTGCGGGGACGAAAGACTgctgaggacgaagacgatgaggaagcagagaagttgGATGACGAGGCGATGGAACCATCCATCATTAACGAATCACCAGAACTACTCTGGTAGGCATACTCTAGAGCTCACGAGGGCGAGATagccggtgatgatgatcGGCGCAGACGGCGATGAGTTGTAGAAGggtgaaaagaaaacaaacgTTGGGGAAATGGCGGTCcaaatagagaagagaagggcaaTGAGGCACAATAGAATTACAAAAAGACTTCTTATGTAGTAGAGGAGTGTATCTTGTAAAGTCGACAATATCGACGATTTCTCAGTTGCCTGTTACAGCACAAGCGGCTGTGAGGTAGTCCCAGACAACCGTATGGAGTTGTAGGTAGTTGTCAGTTGAATCTGGTTCAGATGCAGAAGTCACTAGTCGCAGTTGGGTGAAAGTAGCCCAAGGAGACCCAGCAGATATCGTAGTGACAAAGGAACGGTCTATTACTCAGACAGCAACGAGTGGCCAGTCAGTCGGTAGTAGAACTGAGGGCAATTGCTTCAGGACGACTGCACGAGAAACGACAGCAGTCAGGGTAAAAGGCAAGTAAAAGCATGTGGTCTGTGTCTGTCTGTAAGTACGTGGTAGCTAGCAGCCTCGCTAGCATCCAATAATGATAAAAGTAATCAATTTTCGAGCAGTTTCTTTATGGGCCATCGTTGTTCCTGCTTCCCTTCCAACAGAAAACTGCCAGCAAATCCTTCTATAAAATTCGAGGAATTGAGCTATCTGGGATAATAACCGACATAATAATAAACATTCGAATACTTATTAATGCTAGATAGAACATATCAAATTAGATAAAGGTTTTCTTACTACTGAACcaagaggaaaaagaaaacaactGTCTGACAGTGATTGTACACAGTTCTCCGTAGATCAGgtataaaaaaaaaggaggtaaataaaagaaaaatagATAATAGAGAATACAACGAGGCTACAGGGGAAAAAAGGTTCGAAACGAAGGATACAACCCGGGGCCAAAAGGAGGCTAAGGGTGTCCACCCGGCGGCCTAAGTACGGGGCTAGCACTTCCTAGCTGGTCGTCGTGCTCCGTACTTTGGCTTGAACGAGAGACCAGAACAGCAAACAGATGATGGACAGCAAAGGGCAAAAATGTCGGAGTAGTCCAGAAAATAGATTAATTAGGCAGGGTCCGGaatcaaaaagaaaaaaaaaaatttcaTAATCAAACCTGAGGCCAACATCTcatatataatatataagtGATGAAATGCTCATGGGCTTTTTTGCTCAAGGGGAGAAatgacgatgaggccgaCTAGCAAGGACCTCTGCTTGCCCTTTGCGGCCACTTGCTGCTGGAACGACCGCGGATATCCCGATCCTTGCTCCAGTGGGCCAATTGGTCGGCCAGTAGCTAATAGTACTGATGGTCCGTGTACTTTTGATGTGATCCCCCGGTGCTGTTGACAGAGGTACGCATTTATTACATCGTAActtcgtacggagtacttccAATTATTCCATGGATTTCCCTCCCTTACAAAACTAATGTGTGCGTGGGGAGACAAGTTCGTTGTACCATGGAGTCAGTCAAAACCAGCTCATAACGATGAACACGGGGATAAACGGACAATACCCACTCTTCTCTAGTTCACACGTAGCTACAGAGCACTAAATAATCTAGCCCTCTTCAAGCATAACTTTTCAATAACAGGTAACTTGCAAAGTTCTTTGTCAAGTGAAGTCAAGTCCCAGGGGCTTGACCTCTTTCACAAAAGCACAATGTACCATATTCTCGGTATTCATACTGCCATGCTAACTAGGTACATATTGATCAACTGTCAATATAGGTACGGGTCAGGGATTAAAAGTGTCATTCTGATCGCCTGACCGCGCTTCGTGCTTCATGCTTCATCCTCCGTACCTCTGTCGTCCGTAAAGAATGAGTTACGTGCCTTCTTTACGTACTTTGTGTTCGCCTGCGCTAATCCTGCAGGTGTACCATTGCTTACATGCCATCCGATGCAGCTACTACTTCATCAGGACTAACGTGACTCCAGTGCGTGTAGGGTATGATCAAGGATCGACTTGACTTCATTAAATGACTGGGAAGAATTAAGTCATCGACGGGGAAACGGACTGAACAAATTCTGTCAATACTTCAAATTGGCGACCTAACTTTTGCCTCTGAAACCTGGGGCCCCATCACCTGTTGGCAAAGTCTTGGGATGGAGGGTACCATGACCCCCAGCATATGTATGAGGACACAGCTAATTAGGTATGTACTATGTAGGTACCTGGGAATGGTAGGCCACAAAAGTCCGGTATGGGGCAAAGCAGCGAGAATAACAGGATAGTGGACAATAAGCGCTCATTAAGAACAGGAGAACTCTCGCATTGTCTGTTCAGCTTCCAAGGTTTTATTTGAAATCGGGGTGGCACGGCCTAGTTGTCTCGAGTCATGATTGATGACATGATGGCGAAGAGGTCTAAGCTCCAGTTCAATCCTGGCGACTCCGTATTAAGTCAACAACTCTCTCCAGCTATGACTCCAGTGCTCTGATTATCAGCTGATTATTTGTCTAAGATGATGGTGCAATACCAAGTTAACGTCGCTACGCCTCTCCTCTGCTCTCAGCTGAAAGTAATACTTTACAGCTATCTCATAGTCGAGTCTTGTTATTTATCCTGAAGAAGTAAGCCCTGAAGACTGTAAGGCACCCTTGCTCGGGTGGATTATCCCCTCTTTAGGAAAGAATCGGCGGTGCGTTATGCTGGTGGACCAGATCGGATGTGTCCGTCCGGTCCCATCAACCTACCATAAGGTACTTCCTACTATGAAGCGATATCTACTCGTACTTTGCGCTACTCACAATATTTCGACACTGATACATCCGTCCATCCATGGGACCATCCATGGGACCATCCATGGGACCATCCATGGGACCATCGTCGCACAAAACCCGGAGATTATCACCTTTAAACGAACGGTTACTGACGTGCTTTCATTGGTTAGATCTAGAGAATATTGTTGGCAAAGCTGCCCActtctccatcttccagcacACTCCCAGGTGGAACGGGTATCCGGTCAAGGCACGGACTGCTCCGTGGTGAGTTCCAGATATCCAAAGGGGCGCTACCAACACTGGCCAGAAGACAGAAAACGGTCACCGAGTACAGGAGACTAGGTACGGAGTTCACTCATAAACCATATTTCGCATCCATCAAGCTCGGCACTACTCCAAAAATGGGTGGGAAGCACTCCCTTACTTTGACGGCTTAATCTTGAGATGACATATCCCTCCTGGACTCGAGCAGTACTCAGCCACAACGTCAACAGCGGCCAAgctgaaaaggagaaaggacCCTTTTCATCGACATATACTACCTTGTCGTTTTCAGTATATCTAACCCGTACGCTGATTCGTGGCGGAATCATCCACCCTTTCGTCATAAATGGGTTGAAAAAACGAACTGGTGGCAAATGCGATAGACTATGGTGAACTGCATGCCAAAAGTTCGGTTCCAAGCGCCCGCCGTTTCGCCAGAGAATGATACTCTGCCTAGATTGGCCTTGCAAATTCCAATATGCAAGGTGGATACACAGTCGACTTCTGATGGTtgacaaagaaagagaaaaataaCCTCGTGTGTCGGGAGCGGCCCGAAACAACCCATTCCTTGCTGACGCGTATGGTCATTAATGATCAATCATCAATAATAAGTAAAAGGTTGACAGTCCCAGCAGCATGGATCAGTAGAATGAATGAGGGTCTTTCGGACCGTCTGGTTTCTTTGATCTTGAAGTTGCTACTTCGACCGTCGTCGATTGGCCCACCGGCGTTTGGTGGGTTACATTGGATGTGATTGGAGACAAAGAGACGCAAAGAGggacaaggaaaagaagaaacaatgCGCTGGGATTTGACCGTCGTCTGGCTAGACTAATCGAAAAGCGGTTTCGTAGTGCGTACAGTAATATTGTTACTAGGGCGATGCAAGACTCCATGACACCTGTCACCTATAATGGTCGGAATAAGATTGCGTCGcgcctcctccacttccCAGGTTGTTACGGAACATGTCAACATCACAGCCGCCGGGCTAATGGACGATCTCCCGTTCCCTTTATATGGCATTCGCTTGTAAGTCGTAACGACTAACCACGAGTCGATACGACGGGGTCTGGTTGCCATGATACAACAAGGATCAACTTCCAACACGCCGTTGTGGACCGTGCAAACCGTCCTGTCAGCAAATGCTCGGCTACCGCTTTGGCAGATCTAGAGTCGTCATCTACTTTCCCACGGTTCATAGGAAGGTATTTCCGAGGACCATCTTTCTGCACCAGAACCACTTGATGgccgagcaagaagaggaaaagccaAAGACGTTGTCCTCTTGACCGCATAGACACCGCCTGGAATGTCATTAAACTGCGAAGTACTGTCGATCGATGCCTTTTCTATGAGACAAAGACCACAATGGTCGTGCTACGAGGCACAACGCAAGGGTGACAGACTGCCATCCGCATCTCTCGCAGAGCGAGACAAACGTCAAGTCCAGCCAGTCGAGGCCTCAGCCGGAATTCAGATCCTAAGGGGGTGGACCGAGGCAACCATGAGACTACTTGCATCGCAAATCGTAATCAACCAGGTTGTGTCCGGATACACTTTTGTTCTTCCCGATTGGCGCCAGAGCGCTGGAAGGGAATGCCACAAGTGCAACTCCCATGTAATTGGCCGTAGACGGCGCTGCGTGGTGGATCTACTAGTGAGATCCTTGACATCAGCTTGATACTGGCTTGTGTGAAGGCGAATCAGGTAGgaagagctgcttgaggCTACACAGCATGCAGTACACCCATGTTGCCCCGTATGACGTTGGTCCTACTTTCGAGTCGGACTGGCCGTTGCGAGTCGGGCCTGTTCGCCCGCTGCGACAGCTGCAGCGGCCACAGCTGCGGAATTACTGGATCCAGCACTGGCAACATTGCTTGCATGAGCTAGCAAGAATTTGCAACAGGTCAGCGTGTACTTGCACGCGCGCGTCCAGGTCTCGTCGTTTtggttgaaaccaagttTGATGCTCGCATCGCCGATTTTATCCCGCTTGATCTCGTACGGGAGTTTTAACCCTGCTACGGGAGCATTACCGTGACCCCGACGAGTCGACGAGGCAGGTGCTGGAGTCTTCTCCACGAATTCTCCCAGCTGACGTAAACATTCCAAGAAAGCAACCATACCTGCATCAAACCGGCGGtgaagccaaggaagattGAGCGGGAGAtctccagaagagaaaagatCGAGAGTAGTGATTTTTGCCGCCGGAGAGGTCTCTGCGTTCCCCCCACCGAGCGCGGACTGAGCTGGTGACGTTCGTGGATATTCAATCTTCTCAATCCGTGACATGGATCCCATTGGCTTCAGTCGATACCCCTGAAACTGGAATCCCAACTTCTCAGCGATAGTAGCCAACAATAGTGTCGTCTGACCCCAAGCTGCGTTGATTTCTGGCCACTCCACCGACGGATTGGTCAGACGACCCAGTCGCAGCCCGTTGATAGTCCCGAAGTAGCCATCGTGCCCAATACAAAAGGCATCATTGTAAACATTGGTACGTTGTAGCCGTTCCAGCTGGCGTGAATCATGATCGTACCGCATATTCAGGGCATCGCGTTCGTTTTGAAATTCAGACAGCGTCAACGCAAATGCGTTCCGGTCTCGCCAGAACTTCTCCTCTTCGAGGTCCAGCTGTCGCGactcttcctccagagctgcgatttcctcgtccagggcggccttttccttctccaatGCGACAAGCTCCTCAAATGCCGCCTCTTCCGCCGCGAGGGTCTCCTTGAGCGACTGTTCAGccgcctcgatctcctccgcTGTGGGTGCTGAAGAGTTCAAATCCCTTAGGAATGATATGTAAGCGTCCCGCTCCTTGGTGGCAGACACAAGCCGTTTTTGTAGCCCATCCACAAGCATTTCCGTGCACTCGACACAAATCGGATGGTCTATATCGGAGCGAGCTGATATGATTTCAAATAGCCGATTTGATCTCTCTACTTGATCCGAGAAAGaaccttcttctggttccCGTTCACTGTTCGGGACGCCAGACGGCCTTTTGTTCGCCCACGACTGACCTTCTCCGTTGTTGTTCGAGCTGGTGTGGGGTGGGCCGACCTGTGACTCCGTGAGCATGACGAACGACATATTGCCGCTGTCTCTCCGGCCCAGCCTGGGAGGGTTTCTTCGGCCGCTGCCCGTAGGCCGGGGTGCTGGGATCGATCTTCTGTATAGAGGCGTCGTAGCATGGTTGGAGACTCGGTCGTAGAGATCTCGTCTTTCGGGGGGATAGGAAGGTAGCGTAGAGGATGTGGTGTTGTTTTCCGGAAAAGTTCTGCCTGTTGAACCTATTTATCGATGGAAAAGTTAGCGAACGTATACGATTCTTCCATAGGGAATTCAGCTGGAGCTTTACCGACGAGTAAGTCAAAGGCCGCCGGATTGAGCGCCTCAAGGGAGCCATCCAGCTTCAGTGGTGTCCGACATTTCTGGCAATACATGTTTGTAGGGTGTTGGAGATGTCGTTCCATGCATTATGCGCAAGAGAAGAACCCGTCTGGTACAGATAAGATGGGTGGTTGTTCTGACTAGAGGGAGAAGCAAATGGGGGAGATAATGCACGGTGTTCCGCAGGGAGACGTCATGCAGCAACCTGTGCCACGGCGTCGCGTGTTTTGGTCCGCTGTCTGAGCCATGGAGGGAGCAGATTCAATGGCTCGAATTTGCACCCTTACTGAACGACAGTTCACTCAATAGAGAAATAACGGCTATAACAATAGGGCCTAGCTCATGAATGGGTTTGCCGTTTACTTTGTCCTCTCAGTCGTCCATATTATGTGAATCGTATCCGACCTTCGTTTGCAGCCATACAGTTGGGAATAACACATGTCTGCCTACATTACTGCAGCACAACTTTGCGACCTCTACCTTTTATGCAGACTCCCAGCACATAGCCTTCAATGACTCTCGCGACCGTTCCAACATCCCTCGAACCAGGAAGTCCGTCAATTCCCCCAACCCCAACTGTATTTCTGAAAGCTCGAATAGAGTTCTTGCTCCTTCGGTGTCTGCCTACGCCTACGAATTCTACAGCTCACTTGAACCTCAATCATCATGGAAAGGCCTCGGAAAAGACCCCGTTTATCCTTGGGTGTTCATGGCGAAGACCCAGACGATATCGACCTGCAGGAAGCCAGAGCCCAAAATGACCTCCGCCTCAAATCGATCTTTGAACGCATCTTCGAAAAATACGGGAAAGATTTCACGGATATTGGGGATGAAATCGATTTACAGACAGGGAAAATTGTGGTCAATAATGGTCACTTGCAGAGAATGTCCTCCGAAGGTGATACTGGGGAAAAGGACGAGGCAGGATGGTTCTTCAAGGAAGATCTGCCCACGTCTACGGTTCAGATCTCTAAAGCTACGCTGCCAGGATCTGTACATGACTTGGAGGTAGCAACAGAAACTGGCCATGACGATACGACAGACGGAGTGCAGCTACAGCGCACGCTTACGTCGCCGCAGCCGCTCCCAGCGCTGCGGTTAGACCGGGCATATGATGAAAAGCGGCCTCCCGAGACAGGCGAGGCGGATTTGGATGACGATTCCAGGAGTGTGGACTCCTTGTTGGACTGTGCATTGATCGTCCCCAATGACTCAGATAAACCTGATAGTCAAGCCCTGCCGCTTGAAAGTGAGGCTTT from Aspergillus fumigatus Af293 chromosome 8, whole genome shotgun sequence includes the following:
- a CDS encoding beclin 1, which produces MSFVMLTESQVGPPHTSSNNNGEGQSWANKRPSGVPNSEREPEEGSFSDQVERSNRLFEIISARSDIDHPICVECTEMLVDGLQKRLVSATKERDAYISFLRDLNSSAPTAEEIEAAEQSLKETLAAEEAAFEELVALEKEKAALDEEIAALEEESRQLDLEEEKFWRDRNAFALTLSEFQNERDALNMRYDHDSRQLERLQRTNVYNDAFCIGHDGYFGTINGLRLGRLTNPSVEWPEINAAWGQTTLLLATIAEKLGFQFQGYRLKPMGSMSRIEKIEYPRTSPAQSALGGGNAETSPAAKITTLDLFSSGDLPLNLPWLHRRFDAGMVAFLECLRQLGEFVEKTPAPASSTRRGHGNAPVAGLKLPYEIKRDKIGDASIKLGFNQNDETWTRACKYTLTCCKFLLAHASNVASAGSSNSAAVAAAAVAAGEQARLATASPTRK
- the pex13 gene encoding peroxin PEX13, translating into MASVSPPKPWERAGTAGGGTVLSASPAGSSTMTPTAVAAAPPTATSSVSATTSTTSSSTAPSLPSRPDTLNAVVNRTASNYSPYGASRFGTTPYGTGYGGYGAYSSPYPRFGTMGSMYGGYGGYGGMYGGMGGMYGGGMPGDPNDPNSLTNSFSQSTQATFQMIESIVGAFGGFAQMLESTYMATHSSFFAMVSVAEQFGNLRNTLGSALGIFTIIRWFRTLIAKITGRPPPADAASLTPSAFAAFMHGRSAPATLPDGSPAPPKPSKKPFFMFLIAVFGLPYLMGKLIKALARSQEEQRKQMMLGPNGEPMQAPLDPSKLDFCRVLYDYTPESQESAGIDLAVKKGDIVAVLSKTDPMGNASEWWRCRARDGRVGYLPGPYLETIQRRPAQQAITSGSEAGSRTNTMASVIEKGQVGDEKKPVLKGKMGDISPESFQKSAFYS
- a CDS encoding Clr5 domain-containing protein, giving the protein MMDGSIASSSNFSASSSSSSSAVFRPRRSDDWNEYRTVIERLYRDHQLKLRDVKRIMEHDYNFVASEKQFKDRLAAWHVRKNIKAKEVHVMIRKQQKRAARGKQTAFRVGGQEVDSKRIARFVRRYSASWDNTRNDTHQTSPEPDTPSDMSCYTPEPDDRSAALSPLPESQSMHRENKIDPLQSPEVDDNQSLSVATLSPTSTHPTPKPVEDLTTTEDVWEALDSFQDRLLALDKKLEESMSNFITPGEEC